One Ostrinia nubilalis chromosome 6, ilOstNubi1.1, whole genome shotgun sequence genomic region harbors:
- the LOC135072698 gene encoding spondin-2-like isoform X3 — MSRKVINSKLFFYLILGFCLASIVVKECYCQYEMCDRRPFDTNTDPLPPDDRFALEIETITELYIPLRRYNVRLYSKDNKTTFMGFTIWLREDEVKNDLNSRKPHRLDPGRLHPSPDSPGGKARPPCNNTVIQSDITPKTSVNALWIAPRKENMVGDHCVMIYAIVAIKPDVWYTNKGPLSKRVCEDKRDADDIQPTQNDNCQVCMEARYQLTFQGMWSYNTHTEMFPIFQEQARFSDVVGASHSKYFSVYKYDSEASAGMKMLAEQGNTTELEVEIQRELGRTVRTVIKATAPAKTNHKTVTSFRANKDNHLVSLVTGIMPSPDWFLGVADLELCRETPDKRSEWAQTVTLNLYPCDAGTDSGKTFEAPNDETSPPQPIATVALIKDLPPGKRKAFARVRFDLVRTYPNPSCTTENSITEEEEITEEEPEDGDNSNESPSIESNTTTTTEVTVALDPDSSQSCPMTTWEDWSCDGPCEEGKRVGMRFKYRYHIVDGVVIKYGSPNSEKREVPKNCLYMETFQIEDCEEECTEETVEEETEATDITEDENE; from the exons ATGTCAAGAAAAGTGAttaattcaaaactatttttttatttgattttgg gCTTTTGCTTAGCATCGATTGTAGTAAAAGAATGTTACTGCCAATATGAAATGTGCGACCGGCGACCCTTTGATACCAACACCGATCCTTTGCCGCCGGACGATAGATTCGCATTAGAAATAGAGACCATCACCGAGTTGTATATCCCTCTACGCCGATATAATG TTCGATTATATTCGAAAGATAACAAGACAACATTCATGGGGTTCACCATATGGCTTCGCGAAGACGAGGTTAAAAACGATTTAAACTCGCGAAAGCCACATCGCTTGGACCCGGGCCGTCTGCACCCATCGCCCGACTCGCCCGGGGGAAAAGCTCGCCCGCCTTGCAACAACACCGTGATCCAATCGGATATTACGCCAAAAACATCCGTGAAT gcTCTATGGATTGCGCCGAGGAAAGAAAACATGGTGGGTGACCACTGCGTGATGATATACGCTATTGTAGCTATAAAGCCCGACGTTTGGTATACGAACAAAGGCCCGCTCTCGAAGCGAGTCTGCGAAGACAAACGAGACGCCGACGATATACAGCCCACGCAGAATGACAACTGCCAGGTGTGCATGGAGGCGAGGTATCAG CTCACCTTCCAAGGTATGTGGTCGTACAACACGCACACTGAAATGTTCCCCATATTTCAAGAGCAGGCCAGGTTCAGTGATGTGGTAGGGGCATCCCATAGCAAATACTTCAGCGTTTACAAGTATGACTCGGAAGCTAGCGCTGGCATGAAGATGCTGGCTGAACAGGGAAACACGACGGAGTTGGAAGTTGAAATACAGCGAGAG CTCGGTCGCACCGTCCGCACTGTCATAAAGGCAACAGCACCCGCTAAGACCAACCATAAAACCGTGACAAGCTTCCGTGCCAATAAAGACAATCACTTGGTTTCTTTGGTGACGGGCATCATGCCGTCTCCTGATTGGTTCCTTGGAGTCGCGGATTTGGAATTATGCAGAGAAACGCCCGATAAGAGAAGCGAATGGGCACAGACTGTAACTTTAAACCTTTACCCCTGTGATGCTGGGACTGACAGTGGAAAGACATTCGAG GCCCCAAATGATGAGACTTCACCACCGCAACCAATTGCCACCGTGGCCCTTATTAAAGACTTGCCCCCGGGGAAAAGAAAAGCCTTTGCGAGGGTGCGATTTGATCTCGTTCGTACATACCCAAATCCGAGTTGCACGACAGAAAACTCCATAACAG aagaagaagaaattacTGAAGAGGAACCGGAGGATGGCGATAATTCTAATGAATCTCCTTCCATAGAGTCCAACACAACAACTACGAC TGAAGTTACAGTCGCTCTAGATCCGGATTCATCACAGAGCTGCCCAATGACTACTTGGGAAGACTGGTCGTGTGACGGGCCCTGTGAGGAGGGAAAGAGGGTGGGCATGCGCTTCAAGTATCGCTACCACATCGTCGATGGCGTTGTTATAAAATATGGTAGCCCG aaCTCCGAAAAAAGGGAGGTTCCTAAGAACTGTCTGTATATGGAAACATTTCAAATAGAGGATTGTGAAGAGGAATGCACTGAAGAAACAGTCGAAG AAGAAACAGAAGCAACCGATATTACCGAAGATGAAAATGAATAA
- the LOC135072711 gene encoding tubulin-specific chaperone C codes for MSIAIRATFWVMTIGGITYALFKVVKPNDELLKEFDQGSKHTDTRKLSRETVAILKEAANPESDIKRLSKRDAQRLEKLQKAHKAREQVDASDENEDYFSGAFKMKSEYIEDMLSQIPTMEAKVLPSHFDNIKREANELQKYVVTSSFFLKEFNMRKYLGIVQNLQTKCYELEDIYVPRKKFGFSKKKLPKSHTEKQSSLDENDGAGKTDSNKWDEKLFGFDSFSNKVLSLENDELFQRDVTLRNLKNCTVTLKGVMGTLHMSNLDNCIVLSGPVTSSVFVEKCTNSKIVAACQQLRMHSSVRCDVYLHVTSKGIVEDCSEIRTAPYNLYYEDLEKHFNMSSLDKKVNNWDCLDDFNWLAPDVPSPNWSVLDVKHRVTNWDEWWAKTPPL; via the exons ATGAGCATTGCTATTAGAGCCACTTTTTGGGTGATGACCATTGGCGGAATAACTTATGCACTGTTCAAGGTGGTCAAACCAAATGATGAGCTACTTAAAGAG TTTGATCAAGGATCTAAACACACAGACACCAGGAAATTGTCCCGTGAAACTGTAGCTATATTGAAAGAGGCTGCTAATCCAGAATCTGATATAA AACGACTAAGCAAGAGAGATGCACAAAGACTAGAAAAATTACAGAAGGCACACAAGGCCAGGGAACAGGTAGATGCTAGCGACGAAAATGAGGATTACTTCTCTGGAGCCTTCAAAATGAAGTCTGAATACATTGAAGACATGTTGTCCCAAATACCAACAATGGAAGCCAAGGTCCTTCCTTCCCACTTCGACAACATCAAACGAGAAGCTAATGAATTACAGAAGTATGTCGTCACATCCTCCTTTTTCTTGAAAGAATTCAATATGCGCAAATACTTGGGTATTGTACAAAATCTGCAAACTAAATGTTATGAATTAGAAGATATTTATGTCCCACGCAAAAAGTTTGGTTTCTCTAAGAAGAAGTTGCCCAAATCACATACAGAGAAGCAGAGTTCGTTAGATGAAAATGACGGCGCTGGCAAGACAGATAGCAATAAATGGGATGAGAAACTCTTTGGTTTTGACTCCTTCTCAAATAAGGTGCTTTCTCTTGAAAATGATGAATTATTTCAGAGGGATGTGACACTGCGCAACTTAAAAAATTGTACAGTAACCCTGAAAGGAGTTATGGGCACCTTACACATGAGCAATTTAGATAACTGCATAGTGCTTTCTGGACCAGTGACTTCGTCTGTATTCGTAGAAAAATGCACAAACTCGAAAATTGTAGCCGCCTGCCAACAGCTTCGCATGCATAGTTCTGTGAGATGTGACGTTTACCTCCATGTGACGAGTAAAGGAATTGTTGAGGATTGTTCTGAAATTCGGACTGCACCATACAACTTGTATTATGAAGACTTGGAGAAACACTTTAACATGTCATCTCTAGATAAGAAAGTGAATAATTGGGATTGTTTAGATGACTTCAATTGGCTGGCTCCTGATGTTCCATCTCCCAATTGGTCAGTTTTGGATGTCAAGCATAGAGTAACTAACTGGGATGAGTGGTGGGCAAAAACTCCACCCTTGTGA
- the LOC135072713 gene encoding protein CEBPZOS, whose translation MLTKQPNPTYKRFIGTTLKAVFIAEAFGIAVSYGLWYKLNTERDFRLYMYKNYNLVLEGYYQLGERIADHKTRELDLKVWTNEGKI comes from the exons ATGCTAACTAAACAGCCCAATCCGACTTATAAACGATTTATCGGTACAACTCTAAAGGCTGTTTTTATCGCAGAAGCATTTGGTATTGCAGTTTCTTACGGATTGTGGTACAAGCTGAATACCGAGAGGG attTCCGCTTGTACATGTACAAGAACTACAACTTAGTTCTAGAAGGCTATTATCAACTCGGTGAGAGAATTGCCGACCACAAGACGCGAGAGCTGGACCTGAAAGTTTGGACTAACGaagggaaaatataa
- the LOC135072698 gene encoding spondin-2-like isoform X1: MSRKVINSKLFFYLILGFCLASIVVKECYCQYEMCDRRPFDTNTDPLPPDDRFALEIETITELYIPLRRYNVRLYSKDNKTTFMGFTIWLREDEVKNDLNSRKPHRLDPGRLHPSPDSPGGKARPPCNNTVIQSDITPKTSVNALWIAPRKENMVGDHCVMIYAIVAIKPDVWYTNKGPLSKRVCEDKRDADDIQPTQNDNCQVCMEARYQLTFQGMWSYNTHTEMFPIFQEQARFSDVVGASHSKYFSVYKYDSEASAGMKMLAEQGNTTELEVEIQRELGRTVRTVIKATAPAKTNHKTVTSFRANKDNHLVSLVTGIMPSPDWFLGVADLELCRETPDKRSEWAQTVTLNLYPCDAGTDSGKTFEAPNDETSPPQPIATVALIKDLPPGKRKAFARVRFDLVRTYPNPSCTTENSITGEEEEEEITEEEPEDGDNSNESPSIESNTTTTTEVTVALDPDSSQSCPMTTWEDWSCDGPCEEGKRVGMRFKYRYHIVDGVVIKYGSPNSEKREVPKNCLYMETFQIEDCEEECTEETVEEETEATDITEDENE, encoded by the exons ATGTCAAGAAAAGTGAttaattcaaaactatttttttatttgattttgg gCTTTTGCTTAGCATCGATTGTAGTAAAAGAATGTTACTGCCAATATGAAATGTGCGACCGGCGACCCTTTGATACCAACACCGATCCTTTGCCGCCGGACGATAGATTCGCATTAGAAATAGAGACCATCACCGAGTTGTATATCCCTCTACGCCGATATAATG TTCGATTATATTCGAAAGATAACAAGACAACATTCATGGGGTTCACCATATGGCTTCGCGAAGACGAGGTTAAAAACGATTTAAACTCGCGAAAGCCACATCGCTTGGACCCGGGCCGTCTGCACCCATCGCCCGACTCGCCCGGGGGAAAAGCTCGCCCGCCTTGCAACAACACCGTGATCCAATCGGATATTACGCCAAAAACATCCGTGAAT gcTCTATGGATTGCGCCGAGGAAAGAAAACATGGTGGGTGACCACTGCGTGATGATATACGCTATTGTAGCTATAAAGCCCGACGTTTGGTATACGAACAAAGGCCCGCTCTCGAAGCGAGTCTGCGAAGACAAACGAGACGCCGACGATATACAGCCCACGCAGAATGACAACTGCCAGGTGTGCATGGAGGCGAGGTATCAG CTCACCTTCCAAGGTATGTGGTCGTACAACACGCACACTGAAATGTTCCCCATATTTCAAGAGCAGGCCAGGTTCAGTGATGTGGTAGGGGCATCCCATAGCAAATACTTCAGCGTTTACAAGTATGACTCGGAAGCTAGCGCTGGCATGAAGATGCTGGCTGAACAGGGAAACACGACGGAGTTGGAAGTTGAAATACAGCGAGAG CTCGGTCGCACCGTCCGCACTGTCATAAAGGCAACAGCACCCGCTAAGACCAACCATAAAACCGTGACAAGCTTCCGTGCCAATAAAGACAATCACTTGGTTTCTTTGGTGACGGGCATCATGCCGTCTCCTGATTGGTTCCTTGGAGTCGCGGATTTGGAATTATGCAGAGAAACGCCCGATAAGAGAAGCGAATGGGCACAGACTGTAACTTTAAACCTTTACCCCTGTGATGCTGGGACTGACAGTGGAAAGACATTCGAG GCCCCAAATGATGAGACTTCACCACCGCAACCAATTGCCACCGTGGCCCTTATTAAAGACTTGCCCCCGGGGAAAAGAAAAGCCTTTGCGAGGGTGCGATTTGATCTCGTTCGTACATACCCAAATCCGAGTTGCACGACAGAAAACTCCATAACAGGTGAAGAAG aagaagaagaaattacTGAAGAGGAACCGGAGGATGGCGATAATTCTAATGAATCTCCTTCCATAGAGTCCAACACAACAACTACGAC TGAAGTTACAGTCGCTCTAGATCCGGATTCATCACAGAGCTGCCCAATGACTACTTGGGAAGACTGGTCGTGTGACGGGCCCTGTGAGGAGGGAAAGAGGGTGGGCATGCGCTTCAAGTATCGCTACCACATCGTCGATGGCGTTGTTATAAAATATGGTAGCCCG aaCTCCGAAAAAAGGGAGGTTCCTAAGAACTGTCTGTATATGGAAACATTTCAAATAGAGGATTGTGAAGAGGAATGCACTGAAGAAACAGTCGAAG AAGAAACAGAAGCAACCGATATTACCGAAGATGAAAATGAATAA
- the LOC135072698 gene encoding spondin-2-like isoform X2 — MSRKVINSKLFFYLILGFCLASIVVKECYCQYEMCDRRPFDTNTDPLPPDDRFALEIETITELYIPLRRYNVRLYSKDNKTTFMGFTIWLREDEVKNDLNSRKPHRLDPGRLHPSPDSPGGKARPPCNNTVIQSDITPKTSVNALWIAPRKENMVGDHCVMIYAIVAIKPDVWYTNKGPLSKRVCEDKRDADDIQPTQNDNCQVCMEARYQLTFQGMWSYNTHTEMFPIFQEQARFSDVVGASHSKYFSVYKYDSEASAGMKMLAEQGNTTELEVEIQRELGRTVRTVIKATAPAKTNHKTVTSFRANKDNHLVSLVTGIMPSPDWFLGVADLELCRETPDKRSEWAQTVTLNLYPCDAGTDSGKTFEAPNDETSPPQPIATVALIKDLPPGKRKAFARVRFDLVRTYPNPSCTTENSITGEEEEEITEEEPEDGDNSNESPSIESNTTTTTEVTVALDPDSSQSCPMTTWEDWSCDGPCEEGKRVGMRFKYRYHIVDGVVIKYGSPNSEKREVPKNCLYMETFQIEDCEEECTEETVEEETEATDITEDENE, encoded by the exons ATGTCAAGAAAAGTGAttaattcaaaactatttttttatttgattttgg gCTTTTGCTTAGCATCGATTGTAGTAAAAGAATGTTACTGCCAATATGAAATGTGCGACCGGCGACCCTTTGATACCAACACCGATCCTTTGCCGCCGGACGATAGATTCGCATTAGAAATAGAGACCATCACCGAGTTGTATATCCCTCTACGCCGATATAATG TTCGATTATATTCGAAAGATAACAAGACAACATTCATGGGGTTCACCATATGGCTTCGCGAAGACGAGGTTAAAAACGATTTAAACTCGCGAAAGCCACATCGCTTGGACCCGGGCCGTCTGCACCCATCGCCCGACTCGCCCGGGGGAAAAGCTCGCCCGCCTTGCAACAACACCGTGATCCAATCGGATATTACGCCAAAAACATCCGTGAAT gcTCTATGGATTGCGCCGAGGAAAGAAAACATGGTGGGTGACCACTGCGTGATGATATACGCTATTGTAGCTATAAAGCCCGACGTTTGGTATACGAACAAAGGCCCGCTCTCGAAGCGAGTCTGCGAAGACAAACGAGACGCCGACGATATACAGCCCACGCAGAATGACAACTGCCAGGTGTGCATGGAGGCGAGGTATCAG CTCACCTTCCAAGGTATGTGGTCGTACAACACGCACACTGAAATGTTCCCCATATTTCAAGAGCAGGCCAGGTTCAGTGATGTGGTAGGGGCATCCCATAGCAAATACTTCAGCGTTTACAAGTATGACTCGGAAGCTAGCGCTGGCATGAAGATGCTGGCTGAACAGGGAAACACGACGGAGTTGGAAGTTGAAATACAGCGAGAG CTCGGTCGCACCGTCCGCACTGTCATAAAGGCAACAGCACCCGCTAAGACCAACCATAAAACCGTGACAAGCTTCCGTGCCAATAAAGACAATCACTTGGTTTCTTTGGTGACGGGCATCATGCCGTCTCCTGATTGGTTCCTTGGAGTCGCGGATTTGGAATTATGCAGAGAAACGCCCGATAAGAGAAGCGAATGGGCACAGACTGTAACTTTAAACCTTTACCCCTGTGATGCTGGGACTGACAGTGGAAAGACATTCGAG GCCCCAAATGATGAGACTTCACCACCGCAACCAATTGCCACCGTGGCCCTTATTAAAGACTTGCCCCCGGGGAAAAGAAAAGCCTTTGCGAGGGTGCGATTTGATCTCGTTCGTACATACCCAAATCCGAGTTGCACGACAGAAAACTCCATAACAGGTGAAGAAG aagaagaaattacTGAAGAGGAACCGGAGGATGGCGATAATTCTAATGAATCTCCTTCCATAGAGTCCAACACAACAACTACGAC TGAAGTTACAGTCGCTCTAGATCCGGATTCATCACAGAGCTGCCCAATGACTACTTGGGAAGACTGGTCGTGTGACGGGCCCTGTGAGGAGGGAAAGAGGGTGGGCATGCGCTTCAAGTATCGCTACCACATCGTCGATGGCGTTGTTATAAAATATGGTAGCCCG aaCTCCGAAAAAAGGGAGGTTCCTAAGAACTGTCTGTATATGGAAACATTTCAAATAGAGGATTGTGAAGAGGAATGCACTGAAGAAACAGTCGAAG AAGAAACAGAAGCAACCGATATTACCGAAGATGAAAATGAATAA